Within Cyanobium sp. AMD-g, the genomic segment GGCGATCCGATCGGCGTGGTCGCTGTGATCGCCGTGGGAGAAGTTGAGACGGAAGGTGGTGGCACCGGCGGCGATCAGCTGCCGCAGCACCTCGGGCGACTCGGTGGCCGGACCGATCGTGGCCACGATCTTTGTGCGACGCATGAGATCGTGAGGGGCCATTGGACGACCTTGTACAAGGGCGGAAACTACCATCCGGACTTGCCTGGAGCGAGCTTGAAATGGACTTTCAGGACTACCAGCGACGCTCCCGTGAGACGGCGCGCTACCCGGATGTGGGCGCCAACATTCTTTACCCCACGCTGGGATTGTGCGGCGAGGCCGGCGAAGTGGCCGACAAGGTGAAGAAGGTGCTGCGGGATCGGGGCGGCGACTTCGGCCCCGATGTCCGCGACGACCTGCGGCTGGAGCTGGGCGATGTGCTCTGGTACGTGGCCCAGCTGGCCACGGAACTGGGCCTGGATCTCGACGAGGTGGCCGGCGCCAACCTGGCCAAGCTGGCCAGCCGCGCGGACCGTAACGTGATCGGAGGCAGCGGCGATCGGCGGTGAAGCAGCGAGTTACCGCCTGGACGACCCTGGCCCGACGGCTGGCCGTTCTGCTCCTGGGGCTGCTGGTGCTGCTGGGCGCCCCCGCCCTGGCGGCCGCCACCGATCTCAAGGTGTCGCAGGTGGTGCTTGAGCCCTGTCCAGCTGACGACCTGGGAACCCAGCCGGAGCTGGCCCGCCCCAGTGGAGCCAGTTGCTGGGCCCTGCGGGGTGTGGTGGTGAACCCCGGGGCCAAGCCCGTGATGGACACCGATGTGTTCGGCCTGATCCTCGATGCCAGCGGTGAACCGGTGCTGCCGAACCGCACCCGGGTGGGTTCGATCGGCGACGTGCCGCCCGGCAGCTCGAGCTTTGCCCTGCGCCTGGCCGTGCCGGCTGGCACGCCCGGCCCGCTCGGCACCCGCAGCGTCAAGGCGAAGGGTTTCAGCGCTCCGGTGCGCACCCGGGCCGGCGCGGACGATGAACTCCTGCCGCTGGAAGAGGCCCTGGGGGCCTCCGACGATCTGCCTGCTCAGTAGGGCAGGCCGCCCGAGAGGGTGGCGATCGAGGCCCCCAACAGGCTCTGGGCCAGCTGCAGGGCGATGAAGGCCACCAACGCCGACAGGTCGATGCCGCCAAGCGGTGGAATCAGGCCGCGGAAGGCGTTCAGGTAGGGGTCGGTGATGGCGCTGACGCTGGCGAGCACGGGGTTGCTCCAGTCGAGGTTGGGGAACCAGCTCAGCAGCACCCGGACCAGCAGCACCAGGAGGTAGATGCTGAGGGTCTGGGCCAGCACCTGGAGCAGAAAGACGAAGATGTTCATGGAAAGGGTCGAGGGGTGGGCTGCAACCGCCAGCCAACTCTATGGATCCGGTTCATCCTCGGGCGTTGGCGGGCTCGCGTCTGTCTCGGCGGCCGCCAGGCGCGAGCCCAGGGCCGCCAGGTCGTCGGCCTTCAGGGAGAAGGTGCGATGGAATTTCTCACTCAGGCTGAGCCAGTAGGAGCGGCCGTCGCTCTGGCGGCGGCGCTCGATGAAGTCCTGGGCCAGCAGTTCCTTGATGTGCTCGTAGGCCCCCGAGCCGCGCAGTTCCACCAGCTCCGACTGCAGCAGCCGCTTCTTGAGGGCGATGGTGGCAAGGGTGCGCAGGGCGGCGATGGAGAGATCCACCGGCAGCAGGTTCTGCACCAGATCCCCCAGGCCCGCCCGCAGTTGCAGCGCGTAGTGCTGGCCCTCCTGATGAATCTCCAGGGCCGTATCCCGGTGGGCGTAATCGGCCATCAGGGTGATCAGGGCCAGCTCGGCCGCGTCCCGCTCGATGCCGGCGATGGTGGCCAGTTCCCCCAGCTCCAGCGGCCGCCCCTTGAGATAAAGGATGGCTTCCAGCCGGGCTGGCAGGGAGAGGCCGCAGAAGGGTTCGGGATCAGCCATGGGGAAGGGCGGCAGGGCGTGGCGGCAGGCTGTGGCCCACTTCCCCCAGGAACAGCCGGTAGGCCGGGTTGTGGGTCTCCTCCCAGTGCTGGTAGGGGAGATCGGCGAGGAAGGCCTGCCAGGCCTCCAGCTCAGAGGGCGGCACCTGCACCCCCACCACGATGCGCCCGACGTCGGCGCCATGGTTGCGGTAATGAAAGATGCTGATGTTCCAGTTGGGGTGCAGGGCGTTCACGAACGCCATCAGGGCCCCGGGCCGTTCCGGGAACACGAAGCGGTAGAGCCGCTCCTCTCCCTGGTTCAGGGCCGCACCGGCGCTGGCCGGCAACCGTCCCCCCACCATGTGGCAGAGGTGCAGCTTGGCCAGCTCGTCGCCGCTCAGGTCGAGGCAAGGAAACCCGTGGGCCTCCAGGGCCTCCATCAGCTGGCGGGTGTCCTGGTGGCCGCTGATCTGCACCCCCACGAAGATGTGGGCCAGCTGGGGGTCGGCCAGGCGGTAGCTGAACTCGGTGAGGCTGCGCTGGCCGAGGACGGCGCAGAAGCGCGCCAGGCTGCCGGGTTGCTCCGGGATCTCCACCGCCAGCAGGGCTTCGCGCTCTTCGCCCAGTTCGGCCCGTTCGGCCACGAAGGCCAGACGGTCGAAGTTCATGTTGGCGCCGCAGGCCACCGCCACCAGGGTCCGGTCCCGCAGCTGACGCTGCGCCACATCCTTCTTCATGCCAGCCACCGAGAGGGCTCCTGCCGGCTCGAGGATCGAGCGGGTGTCTTCGAAGACGTCCTTGATGGCGGCGCAGATCTCGTCGGTGTCCACCGTGACCATGCGATCGACGCAGCGCTGGGCCAGGGCGAAGGTGTGCTCACCCACCTGGCGCACGGCCACGCCGTCGGCGAACAGGCCCACCTGGTCGAGCCGAACCCGCTGCCCCGCCGCCAACGAGCGGGTCATGGCATCGGCATCGCTCGGTTCGACGCCCACCACCTCCACCTGGGGCCAGAGGCTCTTGACGTAGGCGCCAATACCGGCGATCAGCCCGCCACCGCCCACGGCCACATAGATGGCATCGGGGGGATCGGAGCACTGGCGCAGGATCTCCAGCCCGATCGTGCCTTGGCCGGCGATCACATCCGGGTCATCGAAGGGATGGATGAAGGTGAGTCCGCGCCGCCGCTGCAGGCGGTGGGCTTCCTCGCAGGCCTCGTCGTAGGTGTCGCCATGCAGCACGACTTCGGCGCCGCGGGCCGCCACCGAACGCACCTTCATCTCCGGGGTGGTGACGGGCATCACGATCACGGCGGTGCAGCCCAACCGCTGGGCGGCCAGGGCCACCCCCTGGGCGTGGTTGCCGGCACTGGCGGCGATCACCCCCCGGTCGAGCTCGGCCCGCTCCAGACCGACCATCTTGTTGTAGGCGCCGCGCAGCTTGAAGCTGAACACGGGCTGGAGATCCTCCCTTTTCAGCAGCACCTGGTTGAGCAGCCGGCGGGAGAGGTTCGGGGCGGGATCAAGGGGGGATTCGATCGCCACGTCGTACACCCGGGCCCGCAGGATCCGCTGCAGGTAAGCGGTTGCCTCGGGGAAGGCGTCGTCGTGGGCGGCCAAGGTCATCGCCCCAGTGTCGCAACCCGACCCTGGAACGGTGGCGTTCGCCGCCGTGGGTTGGAGCGAACCCCGTAGATTGGCCACCTGAAAGCAAGGAAGGGCATGCATCTGAGCGAGCTGAGCCATCCGAATCAGCTGCACGGCCTGAGCACGGCAGAACTCGAGGCCATGGCTCGCCAGATCCGCGAGAAGCACCTGGAGGTGGTGGCCACCAGTGGTGGGCACCTGGGTCCGGGGCTCGGGGTCGTCGAACTCACCCTCGCCCTGTACCAGACCCTCGACCTCGACCACGACCGGGTGGTGTGGGATGTGGGCCACCAGGCCTATCCCCACAAGCTGGTCACGGGCCGCTACAAGGACTTCCATACACTGCGCCAGAAGGGCGGCGTGGCGGGCTACCTCAAGCGCAGCGAGAGCCGCTTCGACCACTTCGGTGCCGGCCACGCCTCCACCAGCATCTCGGCCGCCCTGGGTATGGCCCTGGCCCGTGACAGCCGCGGTGAAGATTTCAAATGTGTCGCCGTGATCGGCGATGGTGCCCTCACCGGTGGCATGGCCCTGGAGGCCATCAACCATGCGGGCCACCTGCCTCACACCAAGCTGCTGGTGGTGCTGAACGACAACGACATGTCGATCTCAGCGCCGGTGGGGGCCCTCTCCACCCACCTCAACCGCATGCGGCTCAGCAAGCCGGTGCAGTTTCTCTCCGGCAGCGCCGAGGAGGCTGTCAAGCACCTCCCCTTCCTGCACGGGGAGCTGCCCACCGAGCTCAAGACACTCAAAGAGAGCATGAAACGGCTCGCGGTTCCCAAGGTGGGGGCCGTGTTCGAAGAGCTGGGCTTCACCTACGTTGGACCGATCGACGGCCACGACATCCCCGAGATGGTGCGTACCTTTCAGGCGGCGCACCGCTGCGATGGTCCGGTGCTGGTGCATGTGGCCACCACCAAGGGCAAGGGCTACCCCTACGCCGAAGCCGATCAGGTGGGTTACCACGCCCAGTCCGCCTTCGATCTGGCCACCGGTAAGGCCTACCCGTCCAGCAAGCCCAAACCGCCCAGCTGGAGCAAGGTCTTCGGCCAGACCCTCATCAAGATCTGCGAACAGGATCCCAGGGTGGTGGGCATCACCGCTGCCATGGCCACCGGCACCGGGCTGGATCTGCTGGAGAAAGCGCTCCCCGGACAGTATTTCGATGTGGGCATCGCCGAGCAGCACGCCGTCACGATGGCGGCGGGCATGGCCTGCGAAGGGCTGCGGCCGGTGGTGGCGATCTACAGCACCTTCCTGCAGCGTGCCTACGACCAGCTCATCCATGACGTCGGCATCCAGAAGCTGCCGGTCACCTTCGTTCTCGATCGGGCCGGCATTGTCGGCGCTGATGGTCCCACCCACCAGGGCCAGTACGACATCAGCTACCTGCGGGCCGTGCCCAACTTCACGGTGATGGCTCCGAAGGACGAGGCCGAACTGCAACGCATGCTGGTCACCTCGATCGCCCATGACGGCCCCTGCGCCATCCGCATCCCCCGGGGCGAAGGCGAAGGGGTGCCGCTGATGGACGAGGGCTGGCAGCCCCTGGAGATCGGCCGCGGTGAGTTGCTCGCCGACGGCGACGATGTGCTGATCGTGGCTTACGGCGCCATGGTGGCGCCGGCCATGGCCACCGCCGGCCTGCTCCAGGAGAAGGGCCTCCGGGCCGCCGTCGTGAACGCCCGTTTCCTGCGCCCCCTTGACGAGGCCCTGATCCTGCCGCTGGCGCGGCGCATCGGCCGGGTCGTGACGATGGAGGAAGGTGCCCTGCCCGGTGGCTTCGGGGCGGCGGTGGTGGAAACCTTCAACGACCACGAGCTGGCCATTCCGGTGCTGCGCATCGGCATCCCTGACGTCCTGGTGGACCACGCCAGCCCTGACCAGAGCAAGGAAAGCCTGGGCCTGACCCCTGCCCAGATGGCGGATCGCATCCACGAGCGTTTCGGCCCTGTGTTCCGCGCCACCGTCCCCACCGCCCTTGCCGTCTGAGTCCTCCCTCCACTGCCAGGTGCTGGTGGTGGGGGCCGGTCCGGCCGGCGGAGACCTGGCCCGGCGTCTTGCCTTTCAGGGCGTCGATGTCGTCCTGGTGGACCGCCTCGCCGACCTGAACCGCTCCGCCTTCAGCAGCGCCGCCCTGCCGATCGCGTCGATGCAGGCCTTCGGTCTGCCGGCGGAGGTGGTGGGCAGCCGCTGGCGGCAGTGGCAGCTGATCGGTCCTGGCAGCGCCAGCCGCTCCTGGGCCTCCCCCCAGCCCCTCGGAGTGGTGCTCGATTTCGGCGCTCTGCGCCGCTGGCAGGCCGACCAATGCCGCCACTGGGGCGGTCGGCTTGCGCTGGGACTCCAGGCCTGCACCAGCTACCAGGAGGGCGAACGGATGGTGACCATGCTGCGCCGCGTCGATGGCACCATGCTGCGCGTCAGCAGCGACTGGACCGTGGATGCCAGCGGCCAGGCGCGGGCCCTGCTGGGGGATCCGCCACCGGCCCAGCGCCCGCGGGATGGGCTGGTGCGGGCCGCCGGCCTGGAGTGGCTGTTGCAGGTGTCCCCCACCTGCTGGGAACGCTGGGCTGATCGGCTCAGTTTCTGCCTCGGCAGCGACTGGGTGCCGCAGGGCTATGGCTGGATCTTCCCGATGCAGCCGGGCGTGCTGAAGCTCGGGGTGTGCCGGCTGGTGGATCCCCAGCGCCAGCAGCCTCCCCTTGGAGGTCTGATCACCGAGCTGGGCAGGCGGCTGCTGGCTGGCGAGGCCTTCAAGGTCCTGGACCGCCATGGCGGTCTGGTGCGCAGCACCATCCGTCGCCGCGAACCCCATCAACGGGGCCGGTTGGTGGGCCTGGGCGATGCGGTCAGCACCGCCAACCTGCTGGGCGGTGAAGGCATCCGTCACGCCCTCACCAGCAGCGCCG encodes:
- a CDS encoding NAD(P)/FAD-dependent oxidoreductase; the protein is MPSESSLHCQVLVVGAGPAGGDLARRLAFQGVDVVLVDRLADLNRSAFSSAALPIASMQAFGLPAEVVGSRWRQWQLIGPGSASRSWASPQPLGVVLDFGALRRWQADQCRHWGGRLALGLQACTSYQEGERMVTMLRRVDGTMLRVSSDWTVDASGQARALLGDPPPAQRPRDGLVRAAGLEWLLQVSPTCWERWADRLSFCLGSDWVPQGYGWIFPMQPGVLKLGVCRLVDPQRQQPPLGGLITELGRRLLAGEAFKVLDRHGGLVRSTIRRREPHQRGRLVGLGDAVSTANLLGGEGIRHALTSSAVLAPLLQQALAASGVSASAQQALKDYVPDLRRALGWRWSLSGRLARRTWLSLHDAKADGRLDQVLRGLEGCRAEDLSALLFGYRFERYGLRAMPYLLGWR
- a CDS encoding YggT family protein is translated as MNIFVFLLQVLAQTLSIYLLVLLVRVLLSWFPNLDWSNPVLASVSAITDPYLNAFRGLIPPLGGIDLSALVAFIALQLAQSLLGASIATLSGGLPY
- the ilvA gene encoding threonine ammonia-lyase, biosynthetic; protein product: MTLAAHDDAFPEATAYLQRILRARVYDVAIESPLDPAPNLSRRLLNQVLLKREDLQPVFSFKLRGAYNKMVGLERAELDRGVIAASAGNHAQGVALAAQRLGCTAVIVMPVTTPEMKVRSVAARGAEVVLHGDTYDEACEEAHRLQRRRGLTFIHPFDDPDVIAGQGTIGLEILRQCSDPPDAIYVAVGGGGLIAGIGAYVKSLWPQVEVVGVEPSDADAMTRSLAAGQRVRLDQVGLFADGVAVRQVGEHTFALAQRCVDRMVTVDTDEICAAIKDVFEDTRSILEPAGALSVAGMKKDVAQRQLRDRTLVAVACGANMNFDRLAFVAERAELGEEREALLAVEIPEQPGSLARFCAVLGQRSLTEFSYRLADPQLAHIFVGVQISGHQDTRQLMEALEAHGFPCLDLSGDELAKLHLCHMVGGRLPASAGAALNQGEERLYRFVFPERPGALMAFVNALHPNWNISIFHYRNHGADVGRIVVGVQVPPSELEAWQAFLADLPYQHWEETHNPAYRLFLGEVGHSLPPRPAALPHG
- the dxs gene encoding 1-deoxy-D-xylulose-5-phosphate synthase → MHLSELSHPNQLHGLSTAELEAMARQIREKHLEVVATSGGHLGPGLGVVELTLALYQTLDLDHDRVVWDVGHQAYPHKLVTGRYKDFHTLRQKGGVAGYLKRSESRFDHFGAGHASTSISAALGMALARDSRGEDFKCVAVIGDGALTGGMALEAINHAGHLPHTKLLVVLNDNDMSISAPVGALSTHLNRMRLSKPVQFLSGSAEEAVKHLPFLHGELPTELKTLKESMKRLAVPKVGAVFEELGFTYVGPIDGHDIPEMVRTFQAAHRCDGPVLVHVATTKGKGYPYAEADQVGYHAQSAFDLATGKAYPSSKPKPPSWSKVFGQTLIKICEQDPRVVGITAAMATGTGLDLLEKALPGQYFDVGIAEQHAVTMAAGMACEGLRPVVAIYSTFLQRAYDQLIHDVGIQKLPVTFVLDRAGIVGADGPTHQGQYDISYLRAVPNFTVMAPKDEAELQRMLVTSIAHDGPCAIRIPRGEGEGVPLMDEGWQPLEIGRGELLADGDDVLIVAYGAMVAPAMATAGLLQEKGLRAAVVNARFLRPLDEALILPLARRIGRVVTMEEGALPGGFGAAVVETFNDHELAIPVLRIGIPDVLVDHASPDQSKESLGLTPAQMADRIHERFGPVFRATVPTALAV
- the scpB gene encoding SMC-Scp complex subunit ScpB, producing the protein MADPEPFCGLSLPARLEAILYLKGRPLELGELATIAGIERDAAELALITLMADYAHRDTALEIHQEGQHYALQLRAGLGDLVQNLLPVDLSIAALRTLATIALKKRLLQSELVELRGSGAYEHIKELLAQDFIERRRQSDGRSYWLSLSEKFHRTFSLKADDLAALGSRLAAAETDASPPTPEDEPDP
- a CDS encoding nucleoside triphosphate pyrophosphohydrolase family protein, which translates into the protein MDFQDYQRRSRETARYPDVGANILYPTLGLCGEAGEVADKVKKVLRDRGGDFGPDVRDDLRLELGDVLWYVAQLATELGLDLDEVAGANLAKLASRADRNVIGGSGDRR